Below is a genomic region from Belonocnema kinseyi isolate 2016_QV_RU_SX_M_011 chromosome 4, B_treatae_v1, whole genome shotgun sequence.
ACAGACAAAACGTCGCACTCTCGATAAAATTAGAtcatatacaaaatgtacaacACAACTGGCACTTTGATTTGAGcatgattaaattttcttcaccaaaatactacaaaaattctacaatttgcgGATATCAAAATTTACGAATCACGTTATCTATTCTCGGTACCATTTACCCCTCAATACCTCATCAACCTCTTAAAATATCTACGAAGAAAAATGTACAATAAGtttcttacaaaaatatattgATCCACGCATTGGTATCACAGAGTTCTGGATTCACTGGTCCCGTAGTTCTTCAGGAACGATCAAGAATTACTGGAGCAAATCATAAAGTGCAGTAATGTACGACTGCGCCATTTGCAGTGTTTCATATTTGGACAACTGCCTATCATTCCCCAAAGACGGAAGATAAGTCCTGAGCCTGTCAAATGCCTTGTTGAGGTTTTGCATCCTGCGCCTCTCCCTCGCATTGGCAGCCAGTCTCCTCTTCTTGACAACCGTGGAACTGACATATTTGCCTCTTCTCGTAGTCTCATTGCAACCCTCCTCATTTTCACTCTCACCCTCGCTTTCCTCCAAGTCCATCCTGTCCTCCAAACTACTTCCATTGCTCACAACACTCTGCCTTGAGGACCTCTCCTTCTCCAGTTCCTCTTGCACTATAACCGGACGATGTTGATAATGATGAACTCTATTCATCTGCTTTCCGGAAACCGAGAGGTTCTCGTACCTCTTCTCCTGGTGAAGGTTCGACCCCCTTCTTCCGGTGAGAGTTCCGCTTTCGGACTCTGAGGAAGCGGATGTGGTGGCCGGACTGACGGATCTCAAACTCGCCGCAGGACTCGGTGTGTGCCATCCATCGCTATTGTT
It encodes:
- the LOC117170989 gene encoding basic helix-loop-helix transcription factor amos-like yields the protein MELQEMFRYGYMYPPQEDVVVPTYLELPNYGYLKKEMCLPPVSTLSVPQCVPYDNNSDGWHTPSPAASLRSVSPATTSASSESESGTLTGRRGSNLHQEKRYENLSVSGKQMNRVHHYQHRPVIVQEELEKERSSRQSVVSNGSSLEDRMDLEESEGESENEEGCNETTRRGKYVSSTVVKKRRLAANARERRRMQNLNKAFDRLRTYLPSLGNDRQLSKYETLQMAQSYITALYDLLQ